In Lates calcarifer isolate ASB-BC8 linkage group LG21, TLL_Latcal_v3, whole genome shotgun sequence, a single window of DNA contains:
- the bicra gene encoding BRD4-interacting chromatin-remodeling complex-associated protein isoform X2 yields the protein MDDEDGRCLLDVICDPEALNDFLHGSETHLDTDDLLDGSSDPSSSFFSTTGGHVPEVQPAVQLSASEPAGLPRVSVDLDFLEDEDILGGSPGGEGGSNGIGTNHEPCDILQQSLAEANITEQSLQEAEAELDLGSFGIPGLTQVVQTLPDASLSGAGGTAVGVGIGVGVGGAAAIFPGSAPSTTATPPNATADMLGSVLAQQGLQLQSQVMNKAISVQPFMQPVGLGNVTLQPISSLQALPNGSQSGHLGIGQIQVVGQPTVMTINQSGQPILAKAMSGYQLHQSGPEVSGAGSQAGLGGSGGGLLIQGNKATLGSPALNGPAVCVSTTNSSSGGTMTAPAGLVGFGSNPLSSGIGPQTQTQGQIMQNVIIQRTPTPIQPKPPQGGAIQAKLFKQQQQQQQQQPPQPTPQPLQNDAHKALGLQQLPVSAAQNVAFLTGKPGSNVVLSTQATTQGPQFQQTLFKQQAAQPSGKPLSVHLLNQSGSIVIPPQTVLQGQNHQFLLPQLQAGGQILTQHPGGHIITSQGPGGQLIANQILTANQNINLGQVLTSQGHPGAAHILSGPIQLQPGQMGTPTLFQMPVSLAQSQSQTQTHTVSGHAQTVIQGMPIQNSLTMLSQVEGLSPAVTLQPALQPQPGGVPSSSSTGAATMAQGQPGECVTVLGSSTDQAAHPTQQHVPQPSILAMQPTSSVSTAITVPSSSPSMSVSTSSSVTAVGLVPPQAQHSPGRLLLTNQGSSMILSQESLQMFLQQEQHHQTENESTPSVGVPASVIVSSNSITALAPAVHDSQLTDSWVGQSHSPSPGPSHMTAVVKQVPSSGHQQPLKIQGMSPSTALTTHTTAPPVADSPQPSQSPLTLSQQIQSPHHQQQSRPPSQPQPQSQTPSRSCTPSSHPPLFIVHNQITESAQPAPQGQPQQTQLQQPHIQVQLQTQPRPASQPAPYQQDMPPMSQSPKPPAPPAQHQFTAPPVSTSATAVVKAQVPIQGLTAEQQHHLQLVGAQIQTLSGITQPSPQQKQLLDKLHQVQQNILLQAKQPMQPQPQPQPQATSQFSSQQDVPADKVVIASTGSSSTPAQLPSVLQPTSVLVKTPATASSDLQVFSGAQGPAGAMVNQTVTPASLTQPAQVQPKPGVISSVGGMTLGKQGMQIQVLGANLTQMPAPQPPAPAQTQTTTMKMPFSAEPSKEARMLEQLRKQQGSVLHPNYSAPFHSFEDTLHRLLPYHLYQGTANSSQDYQRVDDEFERVSSQLLKRTQAMLDKYRYLLFAESKRLGPSAEMVMIDRMFIQEEKIALSQDRILAKERPEEFVANARMFESVVSSQEKSSSVERTSMSGGVAAAPALAPAALAPAPAPLPNIIPNPLPAPIPSPAPAPAPAPAPAPAPAPAPAPAPAPAPAPPATTSVTPFPPTKLVIKQGGGGASVSWSSSCPPPPVAVGKQVAEPTNQSSSFSRTPAASSSFSSSSFNSQAADDDDALPQRTSKPPIKTYEARRRIGLKLKIKQDQTGFSKVVHNTALDPVHTPQPQQSSQSITQSQTQPQSEAAVPHPKSHSLSTLPTTVIRTQSPICTASSASTVTIAATQCNPPLRGNVPPSAAPSSSTSSSHTWSSSSSSTTQMNGTLDHHEMGGAKHNPASTANPSPTTCRLPLRKTYRENISPRVRPGVPGGGDESLSYPRPTPSPPRHEAPSPPSERTVIASVKVEKRGREALHTHTESSHETGRLGSAMQGLDDVDEVFNRGIKTTQHHHLPQLLDKEGAKERADEHTDQETDVSTYKRAGGKNRHRVGGTFRMDQHAPGPPSPQSSFTRDSLLPAKRCKSDSPDMDNASFSSGSPPDDSLNEHLQCAIDSILNLQQEPSARGHPIKGGNSRPHQHQSQRPGGSAASSHRPSVPPPSSASSSSSLAQHPQVGGRGHNGSLVPQTQSR from the exons ATGGATGATGAAGACGGCAGGTGCCTTCTAGATGTAATTTG tgacCCAGAAGCTCTCAATGACTTTCTTCATGGATCTGAGACCCAT TTGGACACTGACGACCTTTTGGATGGTTCGAGTGACCCCTCCAGCTCGTTCTTCTCTACCACTGGG GGCCATGTTCCAGAGGTCCAGCCTGCAGTCCAGCTGTCGGCCAGTGAGCCGGCAGGCCTGcccagagtcagtgtggacCTGGACTTCCTGGAGGATGAAGACATCTTGGGAGGATCCCCAGGTGGTGAAGGTGGGAGCAATGGCATTGGGACAAATCACGAGCCATGTGACATCCTTCAGCAGAGCTTGGCTGAAGCCAACATCACAGAGCAAAGCTTACAGGAGGCAGAAGCTGAGCTGGACCTGGGCTCCTTTGGAATTCCAGGCCTTACACAGGTGGTTCAGACGCTGCCTGATGCCAGCCTCTCTGGGGCTGGAGGCACTGCTGTTGGTGTAGGCATAGGAGTTGGTGTTGGGGGAGCAGCAGCAATTTTCCCTGGTTCTGCTCCGAGCACCACTGCTACTCCCCCCAATGCCACAGCTGACATGCTGGGGTCAGTGCTTGCTCAGCAGGGCCTTCAGCTCCAATCCCAGGTCATGAACAAGGCCATTAGCGTTCAGCCATTTATGCAGCCTGTGGGCCTGGGAAATGTGACGCTTCAACCCATTTCAAGTCTCCAAGCTCTTCCTAATGGGAGTCAGTCTGGACATTTGGGTATTGGACAGATTCAGGTTGTGGGTCAGCCCACAGTCATGACTATCAATCAGTCTGGTCAGCCAATCCTGGCTAAAGCCATGAGTGGTTACCAGCTGCACCAGTCTGGGCCAGAGGTATCAGGTGCTGGCTCTCAGGCGGGGCTTGGAGGCTCAGGAGGTGGACTTCTGATCCAAGGTAACAAAGCCACTTTGGGATCTCCAGCTTTAAATGGACCGGCTGTTTGTGTCAGcaccacaaacagcagcagtggtggtaCAATGACTGCTCCTGCTGGGCTTGTGGGCTTTGGCAGCAACCCTCTAAGTTCAGGAATTGGACCCCAGACACAAACTCAAGGCCAAATCATGCAGAACGTAATCATCCAACGCACACCGACACCCATTCAGCCTAAACCCCCTCAGGGGGGAGCCATCCAAGCGAAACTcttcaaacagcaacaacagcagcagcagcagcagccgccaCAGCCAACACCCCAACCCCTGCAAAACGATGCCCACAAGGCTCTAGGGCTGCAGCAACTTCCAGTGTCTGCTGCACAGAATGTAGCCTTCCTGACAGGAAAGCCAGGCTCTAACGTTGTCCTAAGTACTCAAGCCACAACACAAGGCCCCCAGTTTCAACAAACCCTGTTCAAGCAACAAGCAGCACAACCGTCTGGCAAGCCCCTCAGTGTACACTTATTAAACCAATCAGGCAGCATCGTTATTCCCCCTCAGACAGTTCTGCAGGGTCAGAACCACCAGTTTCTCCTGCCACAGCTACAGGCAGGCGGGCAGATCCTGACCCAGCACCCTGGGGGTCACATCATAACTAGCCAGGGTCCTGGTGGACAGCTCATTGCAAACCAGATTTTAACTGCAAACCAGAACATCAACTTGGGTCAGGTGTTGACTTCGCAGGGCCACCCTGGGGCTGCTCACATCCTCTCTGGACCCATTCAGCTCCAGCCTGGCCAGATGGGCACACCCACCCTCTTTCAGATGCCTGTGTCACTGGCTCAGAGTCAAAGCCAGACACAGACCCACACTGTCTCAGGTCATGCCCAGACAGTCATACAGGGCATGCCTATCCAGAACTCCCTGACCATGCTGAGTCAAGTGGAGGGGCTGAGCCCAGCAGTCACCCTTCAGCCAGCCCTACAACCTCAGCCAGGTGGAgtccccagcagcagcagcacaggagcAGCAACCATGGCTCAAGGCCAGCCTGGAGAGTGTGTCACTGTGCTCGGTAGCTCCACGGACCAGGCTGCTCATCCCACTCAACAGCATGTGCCACAGCCCTCTATCCTGGCCATGCAACCAACTTCCTCTGTGTCCACGGCTATCACAGTACCCTCCTCTTCTCCGTCCATGTCTGtgtccacctcctcctctgtcacagcGGTGGGGCTGGTCCCCCCTCAGGCTCAGCACAGTCCAGGGAGGTTACTGCTCACCAACCAGGGCTCCAGTATGATCTTGAGCCAGGAGTCTCTGCAGATGTTCCTGCAACAG GAGCAGCACCACCAAACAGAGAATGAGTCAACCCCCTCTGTGGGCGTACCAGCGTCTGTAATCgtcagcagcaacagcatcaCTGCTCTGGCCCCTGCTGTCCATGACAGCCAATTAACTGACTCTTGGGTGGGTCAGAGCCACAGTCCTTCCCCTGGCCCCTCCCACATGACAGCAGTGGTAAAGCAG GTACCCTCCAGTGGACATCAGCAGCCCCTGAAGATCCAGGGCATGTCTCCCTCAACAGCCTTGACCACTCACACCACAGCACCCCCAGTGGCTGACAGCCCTCAGCCTTCTCAGTCTCCGCTCACCCTGAGCCAGCAGATCCAGTCACCACACCATCAGCAGCAGTCGCGTCCTCCCTCTCAGCCTCAGCCACAGTCTCAAACTCCCTCCCGCTCCTGCACGCCCTCATCTCACCCTCCACTCTTCATAGTCCATAACCAAATCACAGAGTCTGCCCAACCAGCTCCGCAAGGCCAGCCGCAGCAGACACAACTCCAGCAGCCACACATTCAAGTTCAGCTTCAGACTCAGCCACGGCCGGCCTCTCAGCCTGCCCCTTATCAACAAGATATGCCTCCTATGTCACAGTCACCTAAGCCTCCTGCACCACCTGCACAGCACCAGTTCACTGCGCCTCCTGTCAGCACTTCTGCTACTGCTGTAGTGAAAGCCCAGGTTCCCATCCAGGGcctgacagcagagcagcagcaccacctGCAATTAGTAGGCGCGCAAATTCAGACCCTGTCAGGCATCACCCAGCCCTCGCCTCAACAGAAACAGTTGCTGGATAAGCTGCACCAG gtcCAGCAGAACATCCTGCTGCAGGCGAAGCAGCCCAtgcagcctcagcctcagcctcagcctcaaGCCACCAGTCAGTTCAGTTCCCAGCAAGATGTGCCTGCTGATAAAGTCGTGATTGCATCAACAGGCAGCAGTAGTACACCTGCTCAGCTTCCCTCAGTGCTGCAGCCGACGTCAGTGCTTGTCAAAACTCCTGCTACAG CATCAAGTGACTTACAGGTATTCTCAGGAGCCCAAGGGCCAGCTGGAGCAATGGTGAATCAGACTGTCACTCCTGCCAGCCTTACCCAGCCTGCACAG GTTCAGCCAAAGCCAGGAGTGATCAGCTCAGTTGGAGGGATGACTCTGGGAAAACAAGGGATGCAGATACAGGTGTTAGGAGCTAATCTGACTCAGATGCCTGCTCCACAGCCCCCAGCTCCAGCACAAACTCAG acaacaacaaTGAAGATGCCTTTCAGCGCAGAGCCCAGCAAAGAAGCCAG GATGCTAGAACAGCTGAGGAAACAGCAGGGTTCAGTGCTTCACCCAAACTATAGTGCTCCTTTCCACTCTTTTGAGGACACACTGCACAGACTGCTGCCTTACCATCTCTACCAGGGAACTGCCAACTCTTCTCAAGACTATCAAAGAG TGGATGATGAATTTGAGAGGGTCTCCAGCCAGCTGCTGAAAAGGACCCAGGCCATGCTGGATAAATATCGCTACCTGCTCTTTGCAGAGTCAAAA AGACTGGGCCCCTCGGCAGAGATGGTGATGATTGACCGGATGTTCATTCAGGAGGAGAAGATTGCATTGAGTCAGGACAGGATTTTGGCCAAGGAGAGACCAG AGGAGTTTGTTGCAAATGCACGCATGTTTGAGAGTGTAGTTTCATCCCAAGAAAAATCCTCTTCTGTTGAGCGCACCTCAATGAGTGGAGGTGTAGCTGCTGCCCCTGCCCTTGCACCTGCTGCTCTTGCCCCAGCCCCAGCCCCTCTTCCAAACATAATCCCAAACCCTCTTCCTGCACCTATCCCAAGTCCGGCTCCGGCTCCGGCTCcggctccagctccagctccagctccagctccagctccagctcctgctcctgctcctgcccCTGCTCCTCCAGCCACCACTTCTGTCACCCCTTTCCCTCCTACCAAACTGGTAATAAAgcagggtgggggtggagcCTCTGTGTCTTGGTCCAGCAGCTGTCCACCACCTCCAGTTGCAGTGGGCAAGCAGGTGGCCGAACCCACCAACCAGAGCTCCTCCTTCAGTCGTACTCCAGCAGCATCTTCCTCTTTCTCGTCCTCATCCTTTAATTCTCAAGCAGCTGACGATGACGACGCTCTCCCACAGAGAACCAGCAAACCGCCTATCAAGACCTACGAGGCTCGCAGGAGAATCGGCTTGAAGCTGAAGATCAAGCAGGATCAAACGGGATTCAGTAAGGTGGTCCATAACACTGCCTTAGACCCAGTGCACACACCTCAGCCTCAGCAGAGCAGCCAGTCCATAACCCAGTCTCAGACTCAGCCTCAGTCTGAGGCTGCTGTACCACATCCAAAGTCCCACTCTTTATCAACTCTTCCTACTACAGTCATCAGAACTCAGTCTCCCATATGCACTGCTTCCTCTGCCTCAACAGTCACCATAGCAGCCACTCAGTGTAACCCACCACTGAGAGGTAATGTTCCCCCCAGTGCAGCCCCATCTTCCTCTACCTCTTCCTCTCATACTTGGTCGTCGTCATCCTCCTCCACTACTCAAATGAATGGGACGTTGGATCATCACGAAATGGGTGGGGCCAAACACAATCCTGCCTCCACTGCCAATCCCTCGCCGACAACCTGCCGCCTCCCCCTTCGAAAAACCTATCGCGAAAACATTAGTCCCCGGGTCCGACCGGGTGTCCCAGGGGGAGGAGACGAAAGTTTATCCTATCCCAGACCCACACCATCACCCCCTAGGCACGAGGCCCCATCTCCTCCCTCAGAACGGACAGTCATAGCCAGTGTGAAGGTGGAGAAAAGAGGCAGGGAGGCCTTGCATACTCACACAGAGTCAAGCCACGAAACAGGACGTTTAGGGAGTGCAATGCAGGGGCTGGACGACGTGGACGAGGTGTTTAACCGTGGTATCAAAACCACACAACACCATCATCTCCCACAGCTCCTAGACAAGGAAGGGGCAAAGGAGAGAGCAGATGAGCACACAGACCAAGAGACAGATGTAAGTACATATAAGAGGGCGGGTGGAAAAAATAGACATAGGGTGGGTGGGACATTCAGAATGGACCAGCATGCCCCTGGGCCTCCCTCTCCCCAATCGTCCTTCACACGAGACTCTTTGCTTCCTGCCAAACGCTGCAAATCAGACTCCCCTGACATGGATAACGCCAGCTTCTCTAGCGGCAGCCCCCCAGATGACTCTCTGAACGAGCACCTGCAGTGCGCCATCGACAGCATCCTAAATCTGCAGCAAGAGCCCTCTGCCCGTGGGCACCCCATTAAAGGGGGCAACAGCAGGCCTCACCAACACCAAAGCCAGCGCCCAGGGGGCTCGgcagcttcctcccacagaccCTCAGTCCCACCCCCTTCTTCtgcttcctcatcctcctccttggccCAGCACCCTCAGGTCGGTGGCCGTGGCCACAATGGCAGCCTGGTGCCCCAGACTCAAAGCAGATAA